A section of the Candidatus Nomurabacteria bacterium genome encodes:
- a CDS encoding ribonuclease J — MKPPPRMRRAPRATSAEKTVPPLAEGNIRIIPLGGVEEIGKNMTAIEMGNDIVVIDIGFAFPTEEMPGVDYIIPDVTYLEKNKEKVRGVVITHGHLDHTGGIPYIMGRIGNPPLYTRNLTSLFIKKRMDEFPHLPPLDMRVVENESKIKLGEITVRFFGVTHTIPDSFGIIIETPYGLIVNPGDYKLDLDGVDGKPTNEEEKRYGIFEKEKTLLLLADSTNIENPGFSVPERETHKNLEEIIKSIKGRLFIGTFASQLERMIKIVEIVEKYGRKLVIEGRSMKTNMEISQLAGLWKLKKDTVISMQDASKYPEDKVVVLATGAQGEEFAALMRMANKTHKYLRFKKGDTVLLSSSIVPGNEIAVQKLKDNIARQGAKIISYRTSDVYIHSSGHGNRGEIEWLHKKIKPKFFIPIHGSHHKLRQHEDLALELGMPEKNIIVPDNGSVIEITDKGQKIQILKEGVSNRVVMVDGLGQNNVEEVVIRDRQMLSQEGMFVIVAIVDARTGRVRKSPDIISRGFVYLKDSQELLHHARSLAKKKIEESTAAMHPINFDYVKNVIREEVGRYLFQKTHHRPIILPVLIEV, encoded by the coding sequence ATGAAACCACCACCAAGAATGAGGAGAGCGCCTCGAGCCACATCAGCAGAGAAAACTGTACCCCCACTTGCTGAGGGAAATATTCGGATAATCCCACTGGGCGGCGTGGAAGAAATCGGGAAAAACATGACCGCCATCGAAATGGGAAACGACATCGTCGTGATCGACATCGGCTTCGCTTTCCCCACCGAAGAAATGCCGGGGGTTGACTACATTATCCCCGATGTCACCTATCTTGAAAAAAATAAAGAGAAAGTTCGGGGGGTAGTGATCACCCACGGACACCTCGATCACACCGGCGGGATTCCTTACATAATGGGCCGAATCGGTAATCCACCGCTCTATACCCGCAATTTGACCTCCCTGTTTATTAAAAAACGAATGGATGAATTCCCCCACCTTCCACCGCTTGATATGCGGGTAGTGGAAAACGAAAGCAAGATTAAGTTGGGCGAGATTACCGTCCGGTTCTTCGGTGTCACGCATACTATTCCGGATTCTTTCGGGATAATCATAGAAACACCCTACGGCCTAATCGTTAATCCGGGTGATTACAAATTAGATCTGGACGGAGTCGATGGTAAACCAACGAACGAAGAAGAAAAGCGCTACGGCATCTTTGAGAAAGAAAAAACTCTTTTGCTCCTGGCCGACTCCACCAATATTGAAAATCCCGGTTTCTCCGTCCCCGAACGCGAAACTCATAAAAACCTTGAGGAAATCATCAAAAGTATCAAGGGGCGTCTTTTCATCGGTACTTTCGCTTCCCAGCTAGAACGAATGATTAAGATTGTGGAGATTGTAGAAAAATATGGTCGAAAATTAGTGATTGAGGGAAGAAGTATGAAGACCAACATGGAAATCTCCCAACTGGCCGGGCTCTGGAAACTGAAGAAAGATACCGTCATCTCGATGCAAGATGCGAGTAAGTACCCTGAAGATAAGGTGGTTGTGCTTGCGACAGGCGCTCAAGGAGAAGAATTCGCGGCCTTAATGCGCATGGCCAATAAAACTCACAAATATCTCCGTTTCAAGAAGGGCGACACCGTCTTACTCTCCTCTTCTATTGTTCCCGGAAACGAAATCGCCGTACAGAAACTGAAAGACAATATTGCCCGACAAGGCGCCAAGATTATCAGTTACCGCACCTCGGATGTATACATCCACTCTTCCGGCCATGGTAATCGTGGCGAGATTGAATGGCTGCACAAAAAAATCAAACCGAAATTTTTCATACCAATCCACGGTTCCCACCACAAGCTTCGCCAACATGAAGACTTGGCTCTAGAGCTTGGCATGCCGGAGAAAAACATCATCGTTCCTGATAATGGCAGTGTGATTGAGATTACCGACAAGGGACAGAAAATCCAGATACTAAAAGAAGGTGTCTCCAACCGCGTGGTAATGGTAGATGGCCTTGGTCAAAATAATGTCGAAGAAGTCGTCATCCGTGATCGACAAATGCTGTCGCAGGAAGGAATGTTCGTAATTGTGGCCATCGTGGATGCCCGGACAGGCCGTGTCCGTAAATCGCCAGATATTATCTCGCGCGGCTTCGTTTATCTGAAAGATTCGCAAGAATTGCTCCATCATGCCCGCTCCCTCGCAAAGAAAAAAATCGAGGAATCCACGGCGGCGATGCATCCGATAAACTTTGATTATGTTAAGAATGTAATCC
- a CDS encoding ABC transporter substrate-binding protein: MSSQKIILALRSLSRRQWRLFITLALVGVVGTLWLLGGINQIFSITVAAPGGSLSEGIIGSPRFINPLLAISDADRDLSTLVYSGLMRVNEKNKPEPDLAEKVEVSEDGLTYTFTLKDNLTWHDGAPLNTADVEFTITSTLNPIIKSVKRASWEGVRIERVDDKIIRFHLKQPYPPFLDNATMGILPKHIWGRLDPEVFALNQFNIEGIGSGPYKVKNIKKDALGIPEYYDFVPFENFALGKAKISNLRLFFYPNETELMNAYRQGKITSASLISAESAKALEALGSRVLRSPLPRVFGVFLNQSRAPVLANPEVRKALNLSLDRSVVIDGALSGYGQPITGPLPNFSSSMSTSSISEARAILENGGWEFNETSTTWEKKTKKETLTLSFTLTTSDTPELKKAAEIIRDTWKQLGVAVDLKIFEIGDLNQNVIRPRQYEALFFGEILGRNMDTFAFWHSSQRLDPGLNIALYTNSATDKILEEVRRSSDQEKIASLYQKFNDTVSSDTPAIFVYAPEFLYLLPTEIKNVTFPTINTAADRFLNIYRWHIKTDRVWPIFANKNNQI, translated from the coding sequence GTGTCTAGTCAGAAGATTATCCTTGCCCTTCGTTCGCTCTCGCGACGCCAGTGGCGACTCTTTATCACTCTTGCGCTCGTCGGTGTTGTCGGGACGCTTTGGCTCTTGGGCGGAATCAACCAGATTTTCTCTATTACCGTTGCTGCTCCCGGTGGCAGTCTCAGTGAGGGCATCATTGGATCACCGCGCTTTATCAATCCACTTCTGGCAATCTCGGACGCTGATCGAGACCTCTCCACTCTTGTCTATTCTGGATTGATGCGAGTAAATGAGAAAAATAAGCCAGAACCAGATCTGGCAGAAAAAGTTGAAGTTTCCGAAGACGGACTTACCTACACTTTCACCTTGAAAGACAACCTAACCTGGCACGATGGTGCGCCACTGAACACCGCGGATGTTGAGTTCACAATCACAAGCACCCTAAACCCAATTATAAAGAGTGTTAAGCGTGCCTCATGGGAGGGAGTAAGGATTGAGAGGGTTGATGATAAGATAATCCGCTTCCACCTCAAACAACCCTACCCACCATTTCTGGATAACGCCACAATGGGAATTCTGCCTAAGCACATCTGGGGTCGTCTAGACCCAGAGGTGTTCGCCCTCAACCAATTCAATATCGAGGGTATTGGTTCTGGCCCCTACAAAGTAAAAAATATTAAGAAGGACGCTCTTGGAATTCCTGAGTATTACGATTTCGTACCATTCGAAAATTTTGCGCTCGGGAAAGCAAAGATCAGTAACCTGCGTTTGTTTTTCTACCCAAACGAAACGGAATTAATGAATGCCTACCGTCAAGGCAAAATTACATCTGCGAGCCTCATTTCAGCCGAGAGCGCCAAGGCATTAGAGGCGCTGGGATCTCGCGTGCTACGCTCACCTCTCCCCCGGGTTTTTGGTGTATTCTTGAACCAAAGCCGTGCTCCAGTTCTGGCGAATCCCGAAGTGCGCAAGGCACTTAATCTCTCCCTTGATCGTAGTGTGGTTATTGACGGCGCGCTTTCCGGTTACGGTCAGCCAATTACCGGGCCCCTGCCAAATTTTTCTTCTTCGATGTCAACCTCAAGTATTAGCGAAGCTCGTGCCATTCTAGAGAATGGCGGCTGGGAGTTTAATGAGACGAGCACAACTTGGGAGAAAAAAACAAAGAAAGAAACCCTCACCCTCTCATTTACACTGACGACCTCTGACACCCCGGAGCTGAAGAAAGCGGCGGAAATTATTCGCGACACTTGGAAACAACTAGGGGTGGCGGTAGATTTGAAAATTTTTGAAATCGGCGACTTGAATCAGAATGTAATCCGTCCACGACAGTATGAAGCCCTCTTTTTCGGAGAAATTCTGGGACGCAATATGGACACCTTCGCCTTCTGGCATTCTTCACAAAGGCTAGACCCGGGATTAAACATCGCATTGTACACAAATAGCGCGACAGATAAAATCCTGGAGGAGGTACGACGGTCAAGTGACCAGGAGAAAATCGCCTCCCTTTACCAGAAATTTAATGACACCGTATCGTCTGACACACCAGCAATTTTCGTCTACGCCCCGGAATTTCTCTATCTTTTACCGACCGAGATAAAAAACGTAACCTTTCCAACAATTAATACGGCGGCAGATAGATTTCTAAATATCTATCGCTGGCATATTAAAACCGATAGGGTTTGGCCAATTTTTGCGAATAAAAATAATCAGATTTAA
- the secG gene encoding preprotein translocase subunit SecG, protein MLFFANILPWLQVALAVLLVVAILLQQSSEGLGSAFGGGNSGGVFHAKRGFEKTLFLGTIILAGLFIIANILNLFL, encoded by the coding sequence ATGTTATTCTTCGCTAATATCTTGCCCTGGTTGCAGGTTGCGCTGGCCGTGCTTCTGGTCGTGGCAATCCTTCTGCAACAATCCAGCGAGGGTCTTGGAAGCGCTTTTGGTGGCGGCAATTCTGGCGGCGTCTTCCATGCTAAACGCGGTTTTGAAAAAACCCTGTTCCTGGGCACGATTATCTTGGCGGGACTATTTATTATTGCGAACATTCTCAATCTTTTCCTCTAA
- a CDS encoding co-chaperone GroES yields the protein MSNKIKPLGDRVLVELIDDSTKKTKSGIITPDTVNKERGEQGKVVAVGEGRRTDDGKLIPVAVKKGQQIIFSKYGPDEVKIDGKEYYIISESNILAIVE from the coding sequence ATGAGTAACAAAATAAAACCTTTGGGTGATAGAGTGCTAGTTGAGTTGATTGATGATTCAACTAAGAAGACAAAATCGGGAATTATTACCCCAGACACCGTAAATAAAGAAAGGGGTGAACAGGGGAAGGTGGTGGCAGTGGGAGAGGGGCGCCGCACGGACGATGGCAAACTGATTCCCGTTGCGGTAAAAAAGGGCCAGCAAATAATTTTTTCTAAATATGGCCCGGACGAGGTAAAGATTGACGGTAAAGAGTACTACATTATTAGCGAGTCCAACATTTTAGCGATAGTTGAGTAA
- the groL gene encoding chaperonin GroEL (60 kDa chaperone family; promotes refolding of misfolded polypeptides especially under stressful conditions; forms two stacked rings of heptamers to form a barrel-shaped 14mer; ends can be capped by GroES; misfolded proteins enter the barrel where they are refolded when GroES binds), with protein sequence MTKQIIFGDDARKALKRGIDQVADAVRITIGPKGRNVILDKGYGTPTITNDGVSIAKEIGLKDKVENMGAEIIKDVAQKTNDAAGDGTTTAVVLAQALISEGFKKTTLGVNAMGLRIGIEHAAREVVAALRDLAKPIKNKEEIKQIATISAESTEYGAIIAEAIEKVGKNGVVTVAESQSFGVESELVEGMQFEKGYLSPYMVTDAERMEAEYRDALILITDKKISSIKDILPLLEKVAQGGKKELVIIAEDVDGEALATLVVNKLRGTFNTLALKAPGFGDRKKEMLEDIAILTGGQVISEEVGRKLESVDLKMLGRARKIVATKENTTIVGGAGKKADLEARMSQIKKQIAQSDSKYDQEKLQERLGKLGGGVAVIKVGAATEAEMKYLKLKMEDAVEATKAAIEEGIVAGGGVALVRAGVKVAGKTLKSPSADIAHEFEVGVKVLLKSLDAPLRQIAINAGKDDGEVILDKVKNGKGNEGYDANADKIVTDMFTAGIIDPVKVTRTGLERAASAAAILLTTEVAITDEVKEEKESPMGGGMPGGMGSMGY encoded by the coding sequence ATGACGAAACAAATTATTTTTGGTGATGACGCACGGAAGGCACTCAAGCGGGGCATTGATCAGGTGGCAGATGCGGTGCGAATTACAATTGGTCCCAAGGGACGCAATGTCATTCTAGACAAGGGTTATGGCACGCCAACTATTACCAATGATGGTGTTTCCATTGCGAAGGAGATTGGTTTGAAAGATAAGGTTGAGAATATGGGTGCCGAAATTATCAAAGATGTGGCCCAGAAGACAAATGATGCGGCGGGTGACGGCACAACGACGGCGGTTGTCTTGGCGCAAGCTCTAATTAGTGAGGGCTTTAAGAAAACGACACTTGGTGTCAATGCGATGGGTTTACGAATTGGAATTGAGCACGCGGCTCGTGAAGTGGTTGCGGCTCTCCGTGATCTGGCTAAACCGATTAAAAACAAAGAGGAAATTAAACAAATTGCAACAATTTCAGCCGAATCAACCGAATATGGCGCAATTATTGCCGAAGCAATTGAGAAGGTTGGGAAGAACGGTGTGGTGACAGTGGCAGAGTCTCAAAGTTTCGGCGTGGAGTCAGAATTAGTAGAGGGGATGCAGTTTGAAAAGGGTTATCTCTCGCCCTATATGGTGACAGACGCTGAAAGGATGGAGGCGGAATATCGAGATGCTCTGATTTTAATTACCGATAAAAAAATCTCGAGTATTAAAGACATCCTACCACTCTTGGAAAAAGTCGCGCAGGGTGGAAAGAAGGAGTTGGTAATTATTGCCGAAGATGTGGACGGTGAGGCTCTGGCCACTCTGGTTGTTAATAAATTACGCGGGACATTCAATACCCTTGCCCTCAAAGCACCGGGTTTTGGTGATCGGAAGAAAGAGATGTTGGAAGATATTGCGATACTAACTGGTGGGCAGGTAATCTCTGAAGAGGTTGGACGTAAGTTGGAAAGTGTCGACTTGAAAATGCTTGGTCGGGCTCGGAAGATTGTGGCGACGAAAGAGAATACGACAATTGTTGGTGGCGCAGGGAAGAAGGCGGATTTGGAAGCACGGATGAGTCAGATTAAAAAACAAATTGCCCAGAGTGACTCCAAGTATGATCAGGAGAAGTTGCAAGAGCGCTTGGGTAAGCTTGGTGGCGGTGTGGCCGTAATCAAGGTTGGTGCCGCAACCGAGGCGGAAATGAAATATTTGAAACTGAAAATGGAAGACGCCGTGGAGGCAACCAAGGCGGCGATTGAAGAAGGAATTGTCGCTGGTGGCGGTGTGGCCCTAGTACGGGCAGGAGTGAAGGTTGCGGGTAAGACGCTCAAATCACCGTCCGCGGATATCGCTCATGAATTTGAAGTTGGCGTGAAGGTGCTTCTTAAGTCATTGGATGCGCCTCTTCGTCAGATTGCGATCAATGCTGGGAAGGATGATGGCGAAGTAATCTTAGACAAAGTAAAAAACGGTAAGGGTAACGAAGGTTATGATGCTAATGCCGATAAGATTGTGACCGACATGTTCACGGCGGGGATTATTGATCCAGTGAAAGTGACTAGGACTGGACTGGAGCGGGCGGCAAGCGCGGCAGCGATTCTTCTGACCACCGAGGTGGCGATTACGGATGAGGTCAAAGAAGAGAAGGAGAGTCCAATGGGTGGTGGTATGCCAGGCGGAATGGGGAGCATGGGCTACTAA
- a CDS encoding right-handed parallel beta-helix repeat-containing protein, with amino-acid sequence MSNPSLRRRDEFILGVLLVFIVVFGFYYFSNSSTPDGLFPSLQLAQISGQKVEVVGQETIPPTTQITSPGGGEVLSGLVTVTATASDNVSVNRVELWKDESLFRSTGSRPYNFIWDTTASSNSTHTLQTRAYDAAGNVGLSPTVTVSVSNTGTPPPAGDNPGGSSNSDPNNLANGSSVLFVDKNNSNCSDQHSRSQALNPQTPWCGLAGLTENHGLTVRPGDTVYFRAGDYTGREAGIISDGTPSGRITIKPYPGDMVIWRGGSTSYERLFSATTDYLTLEGFTIVGHIDTSEGSLYMPVLLSFSNNTGLELRNLTIEPFQSVNDIGFGNRWPSDHSREGWGHAVKLYNSDNFKIQNIKITCQASTDVYPALKFNGDGLQLDNVRNGVVENSEFKDCAHIPLTTRFNSYGVTIQNNVISNVFHTGMASGVGSHNNIIRNNIIKNYNSIPNDLSNRSHGIELLGENDSLIYNNIVYNGANNGNGISLGNSQDSNFSQNNNNKIFHNTVYSTNYNNISLGSNGLFGTNNWVNNNQIKNNITYGIQQYQSEGQFLHGEIRVYGYDYEGNNGYGNIFQNNLVKDFRPEEKPIVSRNFRNNTYNRYSVAEFNSLPWASGNIEGDPKFINPSAGDFHLQATSPAINAAPCLPEVTVDFDGRSRSAGGGCTIGAFELDLVNPPPPPPVLEEEPVVEVEPRTEDEEPELITPAACGDGVLDAGEQCDGNLMGGLSCRLLGFLGGGSLRCYSGSSPRACRLDVEKCLLAPNQPPPVRQVPETIPATKSSPVSGTTESPELSTCRERWLCRQGWSECVDGKQTRECVELTQYGTTSCRPRVERACNENDLASDVLDTKAIGEQEKGSSVVAKLNLTPVQTKALAVLVPTFFATLAILATVIIRTFML; translated from the coding sequence ATGTCTAATCCTTCATTGCGTCGAAGGGACGAGTTTATTTTGGGTGTTTTATTGGTATTTATTGTTGTATTTGGGTTTTATTATTTTTCTAATTCTTCGACGCCCGATGGATTATTTCCTAGTTTGCAACTGGCACAGATTAGTGGCCAGAAGGTTGAGGTTGTGGGACAAGAAACTATCCCGCCCACGACCCAGATTACTTCTCCTGGTGGTGGGGAAGTATTGTCTGGCCTGGTAACTGTCACCGCGACGGCCAGTGACAATGTGTCGGTGAACAGGGTCGAGCTTTGGAAGGATGAATCGCTCTTTAGAAGTACGGGTTCTCGTCCATACAACTTTATTTGGGACACAACTGCCTCTTCCAATTCTACCCATACACTACAAACAAGAGCCTATGACGCCGCCGGGAATGTTGGATTGTCGCCGACGGTGACGGTCAGCGTCTCTAATACTGGGACTCCGCCGCCAGCGGGGGATAATCCTGGCGGTAGCTCCAATTCTGATCCGAATAATCTCGCTAACGGTTCAAGTGTTCTCTTCGTTGATAAAAATAATTCTAATTGCAGTGACCAGCACTCTCGAAGTCAGGCACTTAACCCGCAGACACCGTGGTGTGGTCTCGCTGGCTTAACGGAAAATCACGGTTTAACCGTTCGCCCTGGCGACACGGTCTACTTTCGAGCGGGAGATTATACCGGACGCGAAGCGGGAATTATTTCTGACGGCACTCCGAGTGGTCGCATCACTATTAAGCCATATCCTGGCGATATGGTGATTTGGCGTGGCGGGTCTACTTCTTATGAAAGATTGTTTTCAGCAACAACAGACTATCTAACACTAGAAGGATTTACCATTGTTGGACATATTGATACATCGGAGGGCTCATTATACATGCCCGTGCTCCTATCTTTCTCTAATAACACTGGACTTGAACTGCGTAACCTAACCATAGAACCCTTCCAGTCTGTTAACGATATCGGATTCGGTAATCGCTGGCCGAGTGATCATAGTAGGGAAGGTTGGGGACACGCGGTTAAATTATACAATTCTGATAACTTCAAGATTCAAAACATAAAGATAACCTGTCAGGCCAGTACAGATGTTTACCCCGCCTTGAAATTCAACGGAGACGGACTCCAGCTTGATAACGTGAGAAATGGCGTGGTTGAGAACAGTGAGTTTAAGGATTGTGCCCATATTCCACTGACTACAAGATTCAATTCCTATGGCGTAACGATTCAGAACAATGTCATCTCTAACGTTTTTCACACGGGCATGGCATCTGGTGTTGGCAGTCACAATAATATAATTCGCAACAATATTATAAAAAACTATAATTCTATTCCCAATGATCTATCCAACCGCTCTCACGGGATTGAACTATTGGGTGAGAATGACAGCTTAATCTACAACAATATTGTCTATAATGGAGCCAACAACGGCAATGGGATTTCTTTGGGAAATTCTCAAGATTCCAATTTTTCACAGAACAATAACAATAAAATTTTTCATAACACTGTCTACTCTACCAATTACAACAATATCAGCTTGGGGAGCAATGGCCTGTTTGGTACCAATAATTGGGTTAACAATAATCAGATAAAGAACAATATCACTTATGGCATCCAGCAGTATCAAAGTGAAGGACAATTCCTGCACGGGGAAATTCGAGTGTATGGTTATGACTATGAGGGTAACAACGGTTACGGCAATATTTTCCAAAATAATTTGGTGAAAGATTTCCGTCCCGAAGAAAAGCCAATCGTTAGTCGTAACTTTAGAAACAACACCTATAATCGTTACTCGGTTGCTGAATTCAATAGTTTGCCCTGGGCTTCGGGAAATATCGAAGGCGATCCCAAGTTTATTAATCCCAGCGCGGGAGATTTTCACCTGCAAGCGACGAGTCCCGCTATCAATGCGGCACCTTGTTTGCCTGAGGTCACTGTTGATTTCGACGGCAGAAGTCGTAGTGCTGGTGGCGGTTGTACGATTGGCGCTTTCGAACTTGATCTGGTAAATCCGCCCCCGCCCCCGCCAGTTTTGGAAGAGGAACCGGTAGTTGAGGTTGAGCCACGGACCGAGGACGAGGAACCAGAATTAATCACCCCCGCTGCTTGTGGGGACGGTGTTCTCGATGCCGGAGAACAATGTGACGGTAATCTGATGGGTGGTTTAAGTTGTCGGTTGCTTGGTTTCTTGGGCGGCGGGAGTTTGCGCTGTTATTCGGGAAGTTCACCGCGGGCTTGTCGGCTTGATGTTGAGAAATGTTTACTCGCCCCCAATCAACCACCGCCAGTAAGGCAAGTCCCCGAGACAATCCCAGCCACAAAATCATCACCAGTGTCCGGTACAACCGAATCGCCAGAATTGTCCACCTGCCGAGAACGTTGGCTGTGTCGACAGGGCTGGAGTGAATGCGTGGATGGTAAGCAGACCCGTGAGTGCGTGGAACTGACCCAGTATGGCACCACCTCTTGTCGGCCAAGGGTGGAACGAGCTTGTAATGAGAACGATCTAGCTTCGGATGTATTAGATACGAAGGCGATTGGTGAACAGGAAAAAGGGTCTTCTGTTGTTGCTAAATTGAATTTAACTCCTGTTCAGACCAAGGCCTTAGCGGTACTTGTTCCCACCTTCTTCGCAACACTAGCGATACTTGCAACGGTGATTATTCGAACTTTTATGCTATAA
- a CDS encoding LemA family protein, producing the protein MWLLIIIAVVLAWLIFSYNGLVTYRLRADEAWSDIDVQMKRRYDLIPNLMNTVKGYATHEQTAFEKVTQARSAAMGATGLAAKGEAENMLTGALKSVFAIAEAYPELKANQNFLQLQNELSDTENKIQAARRFYNSNVRDLNIKIDTFPSNLVANLFHFVKKEFFQLEAGDEVARKPVEVKF; encoded by the coding sequence ATGTGGTTACTTATAATCATTGCAGTCGTTCTCGCTTGGTTAATCTTTAGTTACAACGGGCTTGTCACATATCGCCTGCGGGCTGATGAGGCGTGGAGCGATATTGATGTACAGATGAAGCGTCGTTACGATCTCATTCCCAATTTAATGAACACGGTCAAGGGTTATGCCACACACGAACAGACAGCGTTTGAGAAAGTGACCCAAGCTCGCAGTGCGGCGATGGGGGCAACGGGGCTGGCGGCCAAGGGTGAGGCCGAGAATATGCTTACTGGTGCCCTGAAATCAGTTTTCGCTATCGCCGAAGCTTATCCGGAACTGAAGGCCAATCAGAATTTCTTGCAATTACAAAACGAGTTGTCAGATACGGAGAACAAAATTCAAGCAGCCCGGCGATTCTACAATAGCAATGTTCGCGACCTCAATATCAAGATTGACACTTTTCCCTCCAACTTGGTCGCCAACCTTTTCCACTTTGTGAAGAAAGAATTTTTCCAATTGGAGGCGGGGGATGAGGTGGCCCGGAAACCAGTTGAGGTGAAGTTCTAA